Proteins encoded together in one Immundisolibacter sp. window:
- a CDS encoding LytR/AlgR family response regulator transcription factor yields MNILVVDDEPLARARLQRLIAAMPAHRCIGEAADGEQALALCQRLRPDVVLLDIRMPGMDGMATARALAAVPGSPTIVFTTAYPDFAVQAFDAGAVHYLLKPVVAARLAQALERITPPLAPSLLLQRGASSQRVLLADVLYMQADAKYLTVHTVHGQWLLEESLANMEQRFAPRLLRVHRSLLINAQRLRAVHRDADGHAWAEVEDVSARLPVSRRLLGVVQRQLEGR; encoded by the coding sequence ATGAACATTCTGGTCGTGGACGACGAGCCTCTGGCACGAGCGCGGTTGCAGCGGCTGATCGCAGCCATGCCGGCGCACCGGTGCATCGGCGAGGCAGCGGACGGCGAACAGGCGCTGGCCCTGTGTCAGCGGTTGCGACCAGACGTGGTGTTGCTGGATATCCGCATGCCCGGCATGGATGGAATGGCCACCGCGCGGGCGCTGGCAGCTGTTCCGGGCTCCCCGACCATAGTTTTTACCACCGCGTACCCCGATTTCGCGGTGCAGGCTTTCGATGCCGGGGCCGTGCACTACCTGTTAAAGCCGGTCGTGGCCGCCCGTCTGGCGCAGGCGCTTGAACGCATCACGCCGCCTCTGGCCCCAAGCCTGCTGCTGCAGCGCGGCGCCAGCAGCCAGCGCGTGCTACTCGCAGACGTGCTGTACATGCAGGCCGATGCGAAGTATCTGACCGTGCATACCGTCCATGGACAGTGGTTGTTGGAGGAATCACTGGCAAACATGGAGCAGCGGTTCGCGCCACGCTTGCTGCGGGTCCACCGCAGCCTGCTGATCAATGCACAGCGTTTGCGCGCTGTGCATCGGGACGCTGACGGGCATGCCTGGGCGGAAGTAGAGGATGTATCGGCCCGTTTGCCAGTCAGCCGGCGGCTGTTAGGCGTGGTGCAACGGCAACTTGAGGGCCGCTGA
- a CDS encoding sensor histidine kinase — MPDLCQPRAVLAVAVGGELLALLFALALPLDANRFWPRLGLWSLAVQWVGLLGSAGLCALGPSLGRLPIVMSSTLALIWLLLLTAATTLAAAWFGLLPLTGEALSWLLARNLLLTALVAGVVLRLIYLRHAGRERDQALGRAQLEVLQARMRPHFLFNSLNTIASLVASDAGRAEEVTLALADLLRASIEAGDRLIPLSDEIELCRQYLDLERLRLGERLTVDWQVDAVPASAQVPPLSLQPLLENAVYHGIEPMPGGGRIALRLYAPEHGTLEIVIDNPIAPRRPGSGLHMAMLNLRARLAGHFGDTASLVEVEESGRHRVRLRLPITRT, encoded by the coding sequence TTGCCGGACCTGTGCCAGCCAAGAGCGGTTCTGGCGGTCGCGGTGGGTGGCGAGCTGCTGGCGCTGTTGTTTGCCCTGGCGCTGCCACTCGACGCCAACCGTTTCTGGCCGCGACTCGGGCTGTGGTCGCTCGCGGTGCAGTGGGTGGGTTTGCTCGGCAGTGCCGGCTTGTGTGCGCTCGGGCCGAGCCTGGGCCGCTTGCCGATCGTTATGTCGTCCACGCTGGCGCTGATCTGGCTGCTGCTGCTGACTGCCGCCACGACGCTGGCGGCGGCCTGGTTTGGTTTGCTGCCACTGACCGGTGAGGCCCTGAGCTGGTTACTGGCACGCAATTTACTGTTAACGGCGCTGGTCGCCGGGGTGGTGCTGCGCCTCATCTACCTGCGGCACGCCGGCCGTGAGCGGGACCAGGCGCTCGGCCGGGCGCAACTGGAGGTATTGCAGGCGCGCATGCGGCCCCACTTCCTGTTCAACAGCCTGAATACCATCGCCAGTCTGGTGGCCAGTGATGCCGGCCGCGCGGAAGAGGTCACCCTGGCGCTGGCCGATCTGCTGCGGGCGAGCATCGAGGCGGGCGATCGGCTGATCCCGCTGTCGGACGAGATCGAGCTGTGCCGACAGTACCTTGACCTGGAGCGGCTGCGGCTGGGCGAACGCCTGACCGTGGACTGGCAGGTTGACGCTGTGCCGGCCAGTGCCCAGGTGCCTCCCCTCAGTCTTCAGCCGCTGCTGGAAAACGCGGTTTATCACGGCATTGAACCGATGCCGGGTGGGGGACGCATCGCACTACGCTTGTATGCGCCGGAACACGGCACGTTGGAGATTGTCATCGACAACCCGATCGCGCCACGGCGGCCTGGCTCGGGCCTGCACATGGCGATGCTGAATCTGCGGGCCCGTCTGGCGGGCCATTTTGGTGACACTGCCAGCCTCGTTGAAGTCGAAGAATCCGGTCGCCACAGAGTCCGCCTGCGCCTGCCGATAACCCGGACATGA